In Candidatus Epulonipiscium viviparus, one DNA window encodes the following:
- the cdd gene encoding cytidine deaminase, which produces MDYLELLKQAEKAKKFSYANYSNFHVGAALLGASGTVYLGANVEGASYGVTTCAERTAFYKAITEGERKFTTIAIISDSDKIIYPCGICRQVMSDFVDDNFVIICGNSNLEYEVYTFEQLMPKCKIPL; this is translated from the coding sequence ATGGATTATTTAGAATTATTGAAGCAAGCCGAAAAGGCAAAAAAGTTTTCCTATGCTAACTATTCAAATTTTCACGTTGGAGCCGCTCTCCTTGGGGCATCGGGGACAGTATACCTAGGAGCTAATGTAGAGGGAGCATCTTATGGAGTCACAACGTGTGCAGAGCGCACAGCATTTTATAAGGCAATTACAGAAGGGGAGCGCAAATTTACTACAATTGCTATCATCAGCGATAGTGACAAGATCATTTACCCGTGTGGAATCTGCCGACAAGTTATGAGTGATTTTGTCGATGACAATTTTGTAATCATTTGTGGGAATAGCAATCTAGAGTATGAAGTATATACTTTTGAACAGCTGATGCCAAAATGTAAGATTCCACTGTAA
- the rpsI gene encoding 30S ribosomal protein S9 produces MAKVKYYGTGRRKSSVARVYLTPGNGKIVINKREMDDYFGLDTLKLIVKQPLELTGTTIKFDVLVNVHGGGVSGQAGAIRHGVSRALLQADGDYRLTLKKAGFLTRDPRMKERKKYGLKAARRAPQFSKR; encoded by the coding sequence ATGGCAAAGGTAAAATATTATGGAACTGGCAGAAGAAAAAGCTCTGTTGCACGAGTGTATCTTACACCAGGAAATGGAAAAATTGTAATTAACAAAAGAGAAATGGACGACTATTTTGGGCTTGATACTTTAAAATTAATAGTAAAGCAACCGCTGGAACTTACTGGCACAACAATTAAGTTTGATGTTTTAGTAAATGTTCATGGAGGAGGAGTTTCTGGACAAGCTGGAGCGATTCGTCATGGAGTAAGCCGCGCGCTTCTTCAAGCAGATGGTGATTATAGACTTACACTAAAAAAAGCAGGATTCTTAACACGTGACCCTAGAATGAAAGAAAGAAAGAAATACGGGCTCAAAGCGGCAAGACGTGCTCCTCAATTTTCAAAGAGATAA
- the rplM gene encoding 50S ribosomal protein L13, translating to MRTTFMANAQNVQKEWFIVDAAGQTVGRLASQVAMVLRGKHKPTFTPHVDCGDHVIIINAEEVVFTGKKLEQKLYRHHTGYAGGLKEVAAKDMLQRHPERVLMHAIKGMLPKNSLGRKLLTNVRIYAGTEHNHEAQQPKELKF from the coding sequence ATGAGAACTACATTTATGGCCAATGCGCAAAACGTGCAAAAAGAATGGTTCATAGTTGACGCTGCGGGGCAAACTGTTGGCCGTTTAGCAAGTCAAGTAGCTATGGTACTACGAGGCAAGCATAAACCAACATTTACCCCACACGTAGACTGCGGAGATCACGTAATAATTATAAACGCAGAAGAAGTTGTATTTACAGGCAAAAAACTAGAACAAAAACTTTATAGACATCATACAGGATATGCTGGAGGTCTTAAAGAAGTTGCCGCAAAAGACATGTTACAAAGACACCCTGAGAGAGTTCTGATGCACGCTATAAAAGGGATGCTTCCAAAAAATAGTCTAGGTAGAAAGCTTCTTACAAATGTTAGAATATATGCGGGAACTGAGCATAACCACGAAGCACAACAGCCTAAAGAACTTAAATTTTAA